The Acinetobacter pittii genome contains a region encoding:
- the trkD gene encoding potassium transporter Kup has product MQNTAKKATLPATALAALGVVFGDIGTSPLYALKESFHVAHGLGIQPENVLGILSIIFWCLMLIISIKYIAIVMRADNNGEGGIMALLALNLRKAKIADNKKIYMIAIGFIGASLFFGDGIITPAISVLSAVEGLSIATDVFDPFIMPIAITIIISLFLVQKHGTAFVGKFFGPITMVWFLSLGLLGLHSVIQTPVVLGMFSPHWAIQFIYHHPIMTFFVMGAVVLTVTGGEALYADMGHFGPVPIRLAWFFVVLPCLVLNYAGQGALLLRDPAAIENPFYLLVPQWALYPMIIMATMATVIASQAVISGVFSLARQAIQLGYLPRLSIKHTSESEEGQIYIPFLNWLLLIAIIILILIFKSSSNLASAYGLAVTLTMLCDTILVAVFIYSAWKWSLPKVLLLIIPFFVLESVLVGATSLKILSGGWVPLLIGAIAVTILMTWKRGRELTFAKLEHDTLALDLFVKSIGNSVHWVPGDAVFMTGTPNVVPHAMLHNIKHNKVLHQRNILVTVVIEDVPFVAPEERITTETLAEHFFRIKIFYGFKDEMNVPKALIQAYEQLGLEYDLMHISFFISRDRIVHSVGDGMSPWREKLFISMQRNTSPVSDFYQIPTNRVVELGSQIEI; this is encoded by the coding sequence ATGCAAAATACGGCCAAAAAAGCGACCTTGCCTGCCACGGCTTTGGCAGCTCTTGGAGTGGTCTTTGGAGACATCGGAACAAGTCCGCTCTATGCCTTGAAAGAGTCCTTCCATGTAGCGCATGGGTTGGGAATTCAGCCTGAAAACGTATTAGGAATTTTATCCATTATTTTTTGGTGCTTAATGCTGATCATCAGCATCAAGTATATCGCTATTGTCATGCGTGCAGACAACAACGGCGAAGGCGGGATCATGGCCTTACTCGCATTGAATTTACGTAAAGCCAAAATTGCCGATAACAAAAAAATCTACATGATTGCCATTGGTTTTATCGGTGCATCGCTGTTTTTTGGTGACGGTATTATTACCCCAGCCATTTCGGTATTGTCAGCCGTTGAAGGCTTGTCGATTGCAACCGATGTGTTTGACCCATTCATCATGCCGATTGCGATTACCATTATCATCTCTTTGTTTTTAGTACAAAAACACGGTACGGCCTTTGTCGGTAAGTTTTTTGGCCCAATCACGATGGTATGGTTCTTATCTTTAGGATTATTAGGTCTTCACAGCGTCATTCAGACTCCTGTGGTGTTAGGCATGTTCAGTCCGCATTGGGCCATTCAGTTTATCTATCACCACCCAATCATGACATTCTTTGTGATGGGTGCTGTAGTGTTAACAGTAACAGGTGGTGAGGCACTTTATGCCGATATGGGACATTTCGGACCGGTTCCGATTCGTTTAGCTTGGTTCTTTGTGGTGTTGCCGTGCTTGGTTTTAAACTACGCAGGACAGGGTGCATTATTGCTCAGAGACCCAGCGGCAATTGAAAACCCGTTCTATTTATTGGTTCCGCAATGGGCACTTTACCCAATGATTATTATGGCAACCATGGCAACAGTAATTGCCTCTCAAGCTGTAATTTCTGGGGTATTTTCTCTTGCGCGCCAAGCGATTCAATTGGGTTATTTACCTCGTTTAAGTATTAAACATACGTCTGAGTCTGAAGAAGGCCAGATTTATATTCCTTTCTTAAACTGGTTACTTTTAATCGCAATTATTATCCTAATCTTGATCTTCAAAAGCAGTTCGAACCTTGCAAGTGCGTATGGCTTAGCTGTGACTTTGACGATGCTCTGTGACACGATTTTGGTTGCGGTGTTTATCTACTCGGCTTGGAAGTGGAGCCTGCCAAAAGTACTTCTTCTGATTATTCCGTTCTTTGTTTTAGAGTCGGTATTGGTCGGTGCAACTTCACTTAAAATCTTGTCTGGCGGTTGGGTGCCGTTACTCATTGGTGCGATTGCCGTGACCATTTTAATGACATGGAAACGTGGTCGTGAGCTTACTTTTGCTAAGCTTGAACATGACACTTTGGCTCTAGATTTGTTTGTAAAAAGTATTGGTAATAGCGTGCACTGGGTGCCGGGTGATGCAGTCTTTATGACAGGTACACCGAACGTTGTGCCACATGCCATGCTACATAACATTAAGCACAATAAAGTGCTGCATCAGCGTAATATCTTGGTGACAGTAGTGATTGAAGATGTACCGTTCGTTGCGCCAGAAGAGCGTATTACGACAGAAACTTTAGCTGAACATTTCTTCCGTATTAAAATCTTCTACGGTTTTAAAGATGAAATGAATGTACCAAAAGCGCTGATACAAGCCTATGAGCAGCTCGGTCTTGAATATGACTTGATGCACATCAGCTTCTTTATTTCCCGTGATCGTATTGTTCATTCGGTGGGCGATGGTATGTCTCCATGGAGAGAAAAACTGTTTATCTCTATGCAGCGTAATACCAGTCCGGTCAGTGACTTCTACCAGATTCCAACCAACCGTGTGGTTGAGTTAGGTAGTCAAATCGAAATATAA
- a CDS encoding DHCW motif cupin fold protein: MNITPFPFQITNWEEIEVTEYSGETGKAYWKTQFFGEETNKIRVRLVEYSANYLADHWCEKGHILFCLEGELESRLKDGRTFTLTSGMSYQVGDNSEPHQSYSLNGAKLLIVD, translated from the coding sequence ATGAATATCACACCTTTTCCATTTCAAATCACAAATTGGGAAGAAATAGAAGTCACTGAATATAGTGGTGAAACTGGAAAGGCTTATTGGAAAACTCAATTTTTTGGTGAAGAAACAAATAAGATTAGAGTGAGACTTGTGGAGTACTCAGCAAACTACTTGGCTGATCATTGGTGTGAAAAAGGGCACATATTATTTTGCCTAGAAGGCGAGCTAGAAAGTAGATTGAAAGACGGACGAACATTTACTTTAACTTCAGGCATGAGTTATCAAGTAGGGGATAACTCGGAGCCACATCAGTCTTATAGCTTGAATGGTGCCAAGTTACTTATCGTTGATTAG
- a CDS encoding AraC family transcriptional regulator, with the protein MPQLKNYTGSVYGGLGHLLKAYCEANQLAIPEQLEQVQNLERFDYVVWRDLLEVIYKLDPKPGLGLEIAKYVQPKHLGIIAYLALSCDNLGEALIRYHDFHRLIYDGSPLVVELQGRYGSIRWEATELHPTQLTDEIAIALVIQFLRLFMSHEDVHLHEVRFLNAAPKNIRVYEQYFQCPVHFSQPRTELLIPITEIHKPLSSADHTLQQLLVQQAQALLEQLPNSTQLDQRLQHSILTGLQKNQYQIEHIAAQLGLSVRQLQRHLQQQNTTFQERVQQVRFMLATEYLKDPHLSLQEIALLLCYSEQSAFQRAFKHWTNQTPQQWRDHFLDKE; encoded by the coding sequence ATGCCACAGCTAAAAAATTATACAGGCTCAGTGTATGGAGGGCTGGGACATCTATTAAAAGCTTATTGCGAAGCCAATCAGTTAGCTATTCCTGAACAATTAGAACAAGTTCAAAATCTGGAACGCTTTGACTATGTGGTTTGGCGTGATCTATTAGAAGTGATTTATAAACTAGACCCGAAGCCGGGTTTAGGGCTAGAAATTGCCAAATATGTGCAACCCAAACACTTAGGGATTATTGCTTACCTCGCGCTCTCTTGCGACAACTTAGGTGAAGCCTTAATTCGCTATCATGATTTTCACCGTCTGATTTATGACGGGAGCCCATTAGTGGTTGAGCTACAAGGGAGATATGGTTCTATTCGCTGGGAAGCGACTGAGCTACACCCTACCCAGCTTACCGATGAAATCGCGATTGCGTTGGTGATTCAGTTCTTACGTCTTTTTATGTCTCATGAAGACGTGCATTTACATGAAGTACGTTTCTTAAATGCTGCTCCTAAAAATATCAGGGTCTACGAACAATACTTTCAATGTCCCGTTCATTTTAGCCAGCCGCGTACAGAATTACTCATCCCAATTACGGAAATTCATAAGCCACTCAGCAGTGCCGACCACACTCTACAGCAGCTATTGGTTCAGCAGGCCCAAGCGCTGTTAGAGCAATTGCCAAATTCGACCCAACTTGATCAGCGTTTACAGCATTCAATTTTGACTGGGCTACAAAAGAATCAATATCAAATTGAACATATTGCCGCTCAATTAGGCCTATCAGTTCGGCAACTCCAAAGACACTTACAGCAACAAAACACCACCTTTCAGGAACGTGTTCAGCAAGTACGATTTATGCTCGCAACCGAGTATCTAAAAGACCCGCATTTAAGCCTACAAGAGATCGCACTTTTACTTTGTTATTCAGAACAAAGTGCCTTTCAAAGAGCATTTAAACATTGGACCAATCAAACACCCCAACAATGGAGAGATCACTTTTTAGACAAAGAATAA
- the ywrO gene encoding NAD(P)H-dependent oxidoreductase — MKKTLVIVAHPHIDQSVINKRWVEELEKHPDQFTVHQIYQAYPDGVIDVAKEQALVEEHENLVFQFPVYWFNCPPLLKQWLDEVLAYGWAYGSTGDKLKNKKFMLAVSAGAQEKVYSKQGEYKLSLEQIFSSFELTALYVGAVYQPLYAFYGLDTNPSPDDAIPTHQEIDNSAVQYVQKLLALSE, encoded by the coding sequence ATGAAAAAGACATTAGTCATCGTTGCACATCCTCACATAGACCAGTCTGTAATTAATAAAAGATGGGTAGAGGAGTTAGAAAAACACCCAGACCAATTTACAGTTCACCAGATTTATCAAGCCTACCCAGATGGCGTAATTGACGTTGCCAAAGAACAAGCGCTTGTAGAAGAACACGAAAATTTAGTCTTTCAATTTCCAGTGTATTGGTTTAACTGTCCGCCGCTTTTGAAACAATGGCTTGATGAAGTTTTGGCGTATGGTTGGGCTTATGGTTCAACAGGTGACAAGCTTAAAAATAAAAAATTTATGCTGGCGGTGTCTGCGGGTGCTCAAGAAAAAGTTTATTCAAAGCAAGGCGAATATAAGCTTTCTTTAGAGCAGATTTTTAGTTCTTTTGAACTCACCGCTTTATATGTTGGGGCAGTCTATCAACCGCTTTATGCATTTTATGGTTTAGACACAAACCCTTCACCAGATGATGCTATTCCAACTCACCAAGAAATTGATAACAGTGCCGTTCAGTATGTTCAGAAGTTATTAGCATTGTCTGAGTAA
- a CDS encoding LysE family translocator produces MFASMFLFSFAMSITPGPVNTVILSTSLNHGLKRSLPYISGATIGFTLLLIFMAFGLQSLLTQFPVVLKILAVCGTLFVCYIGIKIILSAANISISSVPVEQMIIPNFKDGFLLQWLNPKAWLACVSGITMFTSIENPQALPIFIVIYFFTCYACLFFWGFCGDKFSVVLNQGNRLKYFNILMGTFLILSALLILIDFF; encoded by the coding sequence ATGTTTGCCTCGATGTTTCTTTTTTCATTTGCAATGTCTATTACCCCAGGGCCAGTAAATACTGTCATTTTATCGACCAGTTTAAATCACGGTTTAAAAAGATCGCTTCCCTATATTTCAGGCGCCACAATTGGTTTTACCTTGCTTTTAATTTTTATGGCATTTGGTCTTCAGAGTTTATTAACTCAGTTTCCTGTTGTATTAAAAATTCTTGCAGTCTGTGGAACACTATTTGTTTGCTATATCGGGATTAAAATTATTCTTTCTGCTGCAAATATTTCTATTTCCAGTGTTCCTGTAGAGCAAATGATTATTCCCAATTTTAAAGATGGGTTCTTATTACAATGGCTGAATCCCAAAGCATGGTTGGCTTGTGTGTCAGGCATTACCATGTTTACTAGCATTGAAAACCCGCAGGCGTTGCCGATCTTTATCGTTATTTATTTTTTCACTTGCTATGCGTGTTTGTTCTTTTGGGGGTTTTGTGGTGATAAATTTTCAGTTGTGCTCAATCAGGGCAACCGTTTGAAATATTTTAATATCTTGATGGGCACTTTTTTAATTTTATCGGCTCTTTTAATTTTGATTGATTTTTTTTAA
- a CDS encoding DNA/RNA non-specific endonuclease — protein sequence MASKKRSKGTNSFSISQHFGKIILACIAAGSFAIAFGSEKISQWFSPLTTNSTCLNQFYREVPPALNKESLKKDSYPLCFNGFNVLYSGISKTPLWSAEHLNAERLSTKIKREDNFHEETRVAQRHRALLSDYRGSGYDRGHMAPNGDMPNKESQSDSFSLSNMVPQAPKNNQEVWRKLEEATRAIATKQKQDVYVVTGPVFEGKRLKTIGQGVIVPTAVYKAVYMPKTGAIGAYYAPNNNSLQVKVVSVCYLEERLGVNLFPQLTEQQKRNVYRLPLTASQVKPNQKLDYLHWDGESQCEQDLNADQIQALQDQFKKQKTGSSEPMEAKVPTIDEETRKAIVKQLVEALVNYFLQIMK from the coding sequence ATGGCAAGTAAAAAACGTAGTAAAGGTACAAACTCATTCTCTATAAGTCAGCATTTTGGCAAGATTATTCTTGCTTGTATTGCGGCTGGAAGTTTTGCGATTGCTTTTGGTAGTGAAAAGATTTCGCAGTGGTTTTCACCTTTAACGACTAACTCGACTTGTCTTAATCAGTTCTATCGTGAAGTTCCACCTGCTTTAAATAAAGAAAGCTTAAAAAAAGACAGTTATCCGCTGTGTTTTAATGGCTTTAACGTTTTGTATTCGGGCATTTCTAAAACGCCGTTGTGGTCGGCTGAGCATTTAAATGCAGAACGTTTGAGTACCAAAATTAAGCGTGAAGATAATTTTCATGAAGAAACCCGTGTTGCTCAAAGACATCGGGCACTGTTAAGTGATTATCGTGGTTCAGGCTATGATCGTGGGCATATGGCGCCAAATGGTGATATGCCAAATAAAGAATCCCAATCTGATAGTTTCTCGCTCAGTAACATGGTGCCTCAAGCGCCTAAAAATAACCAAGAAGTATGGCGTAAGCTCGAAGAAGCGACCCGTGCTATTGCCACTAAACAAAAACAAGATGTTTATGTAGTGACAGGTCCTGTTTTTGAAGGTAAGCGACTCAAGACGATTGGTCAGGGTGTAATTGTTCCTACCGCAGTTTATAAAGCGGTGTATATGCCAAAAACTGGCGCGATCGGCGCTTATTACGCACCTAACAATAACTCTCTACAAGTGAAAGTTGTGAGTGTTTGCTACCTTGAGGAGCGCTTAGGCGTTAACCTGTTCCCGCAGTTAACTGAGCAACAAAAACGTAATGTCTATCGTCTACCTTTAACAGCGAGCCAAGTTAAGCCAAATCAAAAGCTAGACTATTTACATTGGGATGGCGAAAGTCAGTGTGAGCAAGACTTAAACGCTGACCAAATTCAAGCGCTACAAGACCAATTTAAAAAGCAAAAAACTGGTTCTTCCGAGCCAATGGAAGCAAAAGTTCCAACAATTGATGAAGAAACGAGAAAGGCGATTGTGAAACAACTGGTAGAAGCCTTGGTGAACTATTTCTTGCAAATAATGAAATAA
- a CDS encoding helix-turn-helix transcriptional regulator, which yields MKNLISLAKKSLLKHSNLNLPFAVYSAYEEQKITNVPISKPLLIIVLNGYKELGKTENINCEAGSFIFLANSSSIDMRNIPDQEEYFALLIEFDFEDFNDLPQNAGISQNYIQGQLNPLLESALHQFIDFSLVAPPSAFKFRKRELVELIYYSGYTDIAKLNMNKSLSEKVQTLISDHLSTELTAEFIAAQLFMSSSTLRRKLKSEGNSIQDIRNRVRLGHGLHLLQTTNSSIGNIAFECGYQSQSRFTEQFKNLFGITPRELRKTKMLT from the coding sequence ATGAAGAATCTTATTTCTTTAGCTAAAAAAAGCCTGCTCAAGCATAGCAACTTAAACCTGCCTTTTGCGGTCTATTCAGCCTACGAAGAGCAAAAAATTACAAACGTTCCGATTTCTAAGCCCTTACTCATTATCGTTTTAAATGGTTATAAAGAACTTGGAAAAACGGAAAATATTAACTGTGAAGCTGGTTCTTTTATTTTTTTAGCCAACAGCTCCAGCATTGATATGCGTAATATTCCAGATCAAGAAGAATATTTCGCTCTTCTTATCGAGTTTGATTTTGAAGATTTTAATGATCTACCTCAAAATGCTGGCATTTCTCAAAACTATATTCAAGGCCAGCTGAATCCTCTTTTAGAAAGTGCCCTGCATCAGTTTATAGATTTCTCTTTAGTTGCCCCTCCTTCTGCATTTAAATTTAGAAAAAGAGAGCTTGTAGAGCTTATTTATTATTCAGGCTATACCGACATTGCTAAACTCAACATGAATAAAAGCTTGAGTGAAAAAGTTCAGACTTTGATTTCCGATCATTTGTCTACAGAACTCACCGCTGAATTTATCGCGGCTCAACTTTTTATGAGTTCATCGACGCTAAGAAGAAAACTAAAAAGCGAAGGAAATAGCATTCAGGACATTCGTAATAGAGTAAGGCTGGGACACGGATTACACTTACTTCAAACCACCAATAGCAGCATTGGAAATATTGCTTTTGAATGTGGCTATCAATCCCAATCTCGATTTACTGAACAATTTAAAAATTTGTTTGGAATTACCCCACGTGAACTACGTAAAACAAAAATGCTCACTTAG
- a CDS encoding winged helix-turn-helix transcriptional regulator, which yields MTDCLPSNTPLEETGFGYTLSLINGKYKMIIMYWLYGKTVMRFNEMQRCIGNISFRTLSNTLKELERDQLIIRKEYPQIPPKVEYRLSERGQSLIPLLDMMCDWGERNMNS from the coding sequence ATGACTGACTGCCTTCCATCAAATACGCCATTAGAAGAAACAGGTTTTGGCTATACGCTTTCTTTAATTAATGGCAAATATAAGATGATCATCATGTATTGGCTGTATGGAAAAACCGTTATGCGTTTTAATGAAATGCAACGCTGCATTGGCAATATTTCGTTTAGAACGCTCAGCAATACACTTAAAGAGTTAGAAAGAGACCAGCTTATTATTCGTAAGGAATATCCTCAAATTCCGCCTAAGGTTGAGTACCGTCTTTCAGAAAGAGGACAGTCTTTAATTCCTTTGTTAGATATGATGTGCGATTGGGGCGAGCGAAATATGAATTCTTAG
- a CDS encoding helix-turn-helix domain-containing protein, which produces METIHDFYRRFSLTRDSDYSVPSTSFGHFNVFQRDACSFLTPYSRRDYYKISLVLGTGELHYANRWIRVDRPALLFSNPMVPYAWEINSPEQAGWFCLFTEEFVNQESRQSFLKDSPLFKVDGDPLYFLNDQQVEEISFIFKKMMTEINSAYIHKYNVLRNYLHLIVHEAMKMQPTQQFEKHSNAAVRICHLFFELLERQFPIDSPHFQLKLKTANDYAYGLSVHVNHLNRAVKEATGKTTSEHISSRITQEAKALLQHTSWNISEIAYSLGFEYSAYFTNFFKKNTGFSPKKFREDCVA; this is translated from the coding sequence ATGGAAACCATACATGATTTTTATCGCCGCTTTTCTTTAACCAGAGATAGCGATTACTCGGTTCCATCGACTTCGTTTGGACATTTTAACGTGTTCCAACGTGATGCCTGCTCGTTCCTCACCCCTTATAGCCGCCGCGATTATTATAAAATTTCATTAGTTTTAGGCACAGGCGAACTTCACTACGCCAACCGCTGGATACGTGTAGACCGCCCTGCTTTACTGTTTTCAAACCCAATGGTGCCCTATGCATGGGAAATTAATTCGCCCGAACAGGCAGGCTGGTTTTGTCTATTTACCGAAGAGTTTGTAAACCAAGAATCGAGACAAAGTTTTTTAAAAGACTCACCGCTGTTTAAAGTCGACGGCGACCCGCTATATTTTTTAAATGACCAACAAGTTGAAGAAATTTCATTTATTTTCAAAAAGATGATGACTGAAATAAATTCAGCCTACATTCATAAATACAATGTTTTAAGAAACTATTTGCACCTGATTGTGCATGAAGCCATGAAAATGCAACCGACCCAACAGTTTGAAAAACATAGCAATGCTGCGGTTCGGATTTGCCATTTGTTCTTTGAATTATTAGAGCGCCAGTTCCCCATCGACTCGCCCCATTTTCAGCTTAAACTCAAAACGGCAAATGACTATGCATACGGTCTGTCTGTGCATGTGAACCACTTAAACCGCGCTGTAAAAGAGGCCACAGGTAAAACCACTTCTGAACATATTAGCTCGCGCATTACGCAAGAAGCTAAAGCGCTACTGCAACACACCAGTTGGAATATTTCCGAAATTGCCTATAGCTTAGGCTTTGAATATTCAGCATATTTTACCAATTTCTTTAAGAAAAATACGGGCTTTTCGCCTAAAAAATTCCGCGAAGACTGTGTAGCCTAA
- the aqpZ gene encoding aquaporin Z, whose amino-acid sequence MNKYFAEFLGTFWLVFGGCGSAVLAAAFPELGIGFAGVALAFGLTVLTGAYALGHISGGHFNPAVSVGLWVGGRFDVKDLIPYIVAQVVGATAAAFVLYIIAQGQAGFSGVGGFASNGFGDLSPNKFGLGSAFIIEVVLTAFFLIIILGATDRRAPAGFAPIAIGLGLTLIHLISIPVTNTSVNPARSTGVAFFAETAALSQLWLFWVAPILGAVIGAIIYKVVAGDKD is encoded by the coding sequence ATGAATAAATATTTTGCTGAATTTCTAGGTACGTTTTGGCTAGTCTTTGGTGGTTGTGGTAGCGCAGTATTAGCCGCAGCTTTCCCTGAACTTGGTATTGGCTTTGCAGGTGTAGCCCTTGCCTTTGGTTTAACCGTACTAACAGGCGCCTATGCTCTAGGGCATATCTCAGGTGGACATTTTAATCCCGCGGTAAGTGTTGGCCTTTGGGTCGGCGGCCGCTTCGATGTTAAAGATTTAATTCCCTATATCGTTGCTCAAGTGGTCGGTGCGACTGCTGCTGCATTTGTTCTTTATATTATTGCTCAAGGCCAAGCAGGCTTTAGTGGTGTTGGTGGTTTTGCTTCAAATGGTTTCGGTGATTTATCACCAAACAAGTTTGGCTTAGGTTCAGCTTTCATTATTGAAGTCGTTCTTACAGCTTTCTTCTTAATCATTATTTTAGGTGCAACTGACCGCCGTGCGCCTGCTGGCTTCGCTCCTATTGCAATTGGTTTGGGCTTAACACTCATTCACTTAATCAGTATTCCAGTGACGAACACTTCGGTGAACCCTGCACGTAGTACAGGTGTTGCGTTCTTTGCTGAAACGGCTGCGTTAAGTCAGTTGTGGTTGTTCTGGGTAGCGCCGATTTTAGGGGCTGTGATTGGGGCAATTATTTATAAAGTGGTAGCTGGAGATAAGGATTAA
- the elbB gene encoding isoprenoid biosynthesis glyoxalase ElbB produces MKKVAVILSGCGYLDGSEIRESVLTLLALDTVNIEYQIFAPDEPLFHVIDHVSGEINMTERRNILQEAGRIARGKISSPDQLNENEFDGLILPGGFGVAKNLSTFAFKGAEARVHGTVASILKAFHQSKKPIGAICISPALLALTFGELHPTITLGSDLNIAKEIEKTGSIHHVCQTSDCVVDKQNLFVTTPAYMDDQANLKDIYAGITSLVNTMTALAN; encoded by the coding sequence ATGAAAAAAGTAGCAGTAATTTTATCGGGTTGTGGTTATTTAGATGGTTCTGAAATTAGAGAGTCTGTTTTAACCCTATTAGCTTTAGATACAGTCAATATTGAATATCAAATTTTTGCACCTGATGAGCCTTTGTTTCATGTCATCGACCATGTGAGTGGTGAAATAAACATGACTGAGCGGAGAAATATTTTGCAAGAAGCAGGACGAATTGCCCGAGGTAAAATTTCCTCACCCGATCAACTTAATGAAAATGAATTTGATGGTCTTATTTTGCCAGGTGGTTTTGGTGTCGCTAAAAATTTATCAACTTTTGCGTTTAAAGGCGCAGAGGCACGAGTACATGGTACGGTAGCTTCAATTTTAAAAGCGTTTCATCAGAGCAAAAAACCTATTGGGGCAATATGCATATCTCCTGCACTATTAGCACTTACTTTTGGAGAGTTACACCCAACTATTACGTTAGGATCTGACCTTAACATTGCTAAGGAGATTGAAAAAACGGGTTCAATTCACCATGTTTGTCAAACCTCAGACTGTGTGGTCGATAAACAAAATTTATTTGTTACTACGCCTGCCTATATGGATGATCAAGCTAACTTAAAAGATATCTATGCAGGTATTACAAGCTTGGTTAATACAATGACAGCTTTAGCAAATTAA
- a CDS encoding aldo/keto reductase has protein sequence MKYRTLGQTGEKVSALGLGCMGMSFAYGASDDTQSIATLEKALDLGINFWDTADMYGNGANEVLLSKVLEKHRDKVFLATKFGFRYKEDNLNPQNSLESYIDGSPEWIKVAVENSLRRLNTDVIDLYYAHRIDPNVPVEDTIGAMADLVKQGKVRYLGLSEASAETIRKAHAIHPIAAVQHEYSLLTREFEQTHLQTIRELGISLVPYSPLSRGLITNTLDVSSLDESDFRRQLPRYQGDNWKNNQSLAQAFSDFAQSKNATAAQLALAWILAQGDDIIPIPGTRKIERLVENAGAVDLHLTAADLAEIQAIIARYPNMGARYNAQQLAAVNH, from the coding sequence ATGAAATATAGAACTTTAGGACAAACAGGCGAAAAAGTATCAGCACTTGGTTTAGGTTGCATGGGAATGAGCTTTGCCTATGGTGCCTCAGACGACACACAAAGCATTGCCACTCTAGAAAAGGCATTAGACCTAGGAATTAACTTTTGGGACACCGCCGACATGTACGGCAACGGCGCAAACGAAGTTTTGCTCTCAAAAGTTTTAGAAAAACATCGCGACAAAGTATTCTTGGCGACCAAATTTGGCTTCCGCTATAAAGAAGACAACCTTAACCCACAAAACTCTTTAGAGTCTTATATCGACGGCTCACCTGAGTGGATTAAAGTCGCGGTCGAAAACAGTTTAAGACGCTTAAATACAGACGTGATTGATTTGTATTATGCGCACCGCATTGACCCGAATGTTCCAGTTGAAGACACGATTGGTGCAATGGCGGACTTGGTCAAACAAGGTAAAGTTCGTTATTTAGGACTCAGTGAAGCATCGGCTGAAACCATTCGTAAAGCACATGCGATTCACCCGATTGCAGCGGTTCAACATGAATATTCACTACTTACCCGTGAGTTTGAGCAAACCCATTTGCAAACAATTCGTGAGTTAGGAATTAGCCTTGTGCCGTATTCACCGCTATCGCGTGGTTTAATCACCAATACGCTTGATGTGAGCAGCCTAGACGAAAGTGATTTCCGTCGTCAGTTACCACGCTATCAAGGTGATAACTGGAAAAATAACCAAAGCTTGGCGCAAGCATTTAGTGACTTTGCTCAAAGCAAAAACGCGACAGCGGCTCAACTGGCTTTGGCTTGGATTTTGGCGCAAGGTGACGACATTATTCCAATTCCGGGTACGCGTAAAATTGAGCGTCTTGTGGAAAATGCGGGTGCTGTAGACCTTCATTTAACAGCAGCAGATTTGGCAGAAATTCAAGCGATTATTGCGAGATATCCAAACATGGGCGCACGCTATAACGCTCAGCAACTTGCTGCGGTGAACCACTAA
- a CDS encoding DUF6500 family protein, producing MRNELREIFIKGCDEKIEKKGDNVGLSFYAFFKNKNDNPELLMEAAHWWIMEHKLDHFEKAVKIKQLILSER from the coding sequence ATGAGAAATGAATTAAGAGAAATTTTTATTAAGGGATGCGACGAAAAAATTGAAAAGAAGGGAGACAATGTAGGTCTATCTTTTTATGCGTTTTTTAAAAATAAGAATGATAACCCTGAGCTACTTATGGAAGCAGCGCATTGGTGGATTATGGAGCATAAGTTAGATCACTTCGAGAAAGCTGTGAAGATTAAACAGTTGATTTTGAGTGAGCGCTAA